Proteins encoded within one genomic window of Amorphoplanes friuliensis DSM 7358:
- the hisF gene encoding imidazole glycerol phosphate synthase subunit HisF, which translates to MTVAVRVIPCLDVDAGRVVKGVNFVDLRDAGDPVELAAAYDAAGADELTFLDVTASSDDRGTMLDVVRRTAESVFIPLTVGGGVRSVDNVDTLLRAGADKVGVNTAAITRPELIAEIADRFGNQVLVLSLDVRRVAGGPSPEHPSGWEVTTHGGRKSAGLDAVEWARRVAELGAGEILLNSMDADGTKAGFDLDLIAAVRAVVDIPVIASGGAGAVSHFPPAVAAGADAVLAASVFHFGELTIGQVKTSLREAGNPIR; encoded by the coding sequence ATGACGGTGGCGGTGCGGGTGATTCCCTGTCTCGACGTGGATGCGGGACGGGTGGTCAAGGGTGTCAACTTCGTCGACCTGCGGGACGCGGGGGATCCGGTCGAGTTGGCTGCCGCTTATGACGCTGCCGGTGCCGATGAGCTGACGTTTCTCGACGTGACGGCTTCGTCCGACGACCGCGGGACGATGCTCGACGTGGTGCGGCGCACCGCTGAGTCGGTGTTCATCCCGCTGACTGTCGGTGGGGGTGTTCGCTCGGTCGACAACGTCGACACCCTGCTGCGTGCCGGGGCCGACAAGGTCGGTGTGAACACCGCGGCCATCACCCGTCCGGAGCTGATCGCGGAGATCGCCGACCGCTTCGGCAACCAGGTGCTGGTTCTCTCGCTGGACGTCCGCCGTGTTGCCGGCGGTCCGTCGCCGGAGCACCCGAGCGGCTGGGAGGTCACCACCCACGGCGGTCGCAAGAGCGCCGGCCTCGACGCCGTCGAGTGGGCGCGCCGGGTGGCCGAGCTCGGCGCCGGTGAGATCCTGCTCAACTCGATGGACGCCGACGGCACCAAGGCCGGCTTCGACCTCGACCTGATCGCCGCCGTCCGCGCGGTTGTCGACATTCCGGTCATCGCCAGCGGGGGCGCCGGCGCGGTGTCGCACTTCCCGCCGGCCGTCGCTGCAGGCGCCGACGCGGTGCTGGCCGCGAGCGTGTTCCACTTCGGAGAGCTGACGATCGGCCAGGTCAAGACCAGCCTGCGCGAAGCCGGCAACCCGATCCGCTGA